One stretch of Tenacibaculum sp. MAR_2010_89 DNA includes these proteins:
- a CDS encoding glycoside hydrolase family 3 N-terminal domain-containing protein: MKRKVVLFVLVIIANLVNGQELDPLESKNKEAQTIWVDSILKSMSIDEKIGQLFMIQAYSNRNDEHEKYIKNMLTKYHVGNLIFMQGTPEKQVLLNNKYQATAKVPLLIGFDGEWGLDMRLKKAYRFPWNMTLGAITDNKLLEETGKRIGEHCKRVGIHINFAPVVDINTNPNNPIIGNRSFGESKENVTEKAIAFTKGMQSVGVLANAKHFPGHGDTATDSHKTLPTVNFTEQRLDSIELYPYKKMFKAGVSSVMVAHLSMPQLEQNIELPSSLSKTIVTDLLQTKLGFKGLVITDGLNMKGAANYNTPASINLATFLAGNDLLLIPQDIPGTINLFKEAILKNELTEERINHSVSKILKAKFLAGLANYKPISIDSLKQDLHRPKDNVLHRRLIKKAITVVKNDTENLPIQNLETKKIAYVSLGNAKGNDFFKMLKNYAKVDQVSDKHLSVLNQKLKKYTTVIVGFHKSNKHPWKGYKFTNKELVWLQEISRNNNVILTVFASPYSLLKVKSFTNIKTVVVSYQNSKLSQELTAQALFGAFKIQGKLPVSIHDTFKVGEGIVVNDLDVLEYTIPEEVGVSSEKLKIIDKRIDTILKKRMAPGGQVLIARNGKVFYHKSFGYHTLSKKRKVKKTDIYDLASLTKILASLPMIMKAEEDKKISLFSSLGDVLPRYSKSNKDTLLLKEILSHYGRLRSWIPFYLETKDSITGENSLQYYRKRKSKEFNIKVAKNLYLAKSYRDTIYKHIVDSEQRERPGYKYSDLGYYIFKEIIERKYKRPLNKLAYEMFYSSLGAYRMTYLPLKKFKKSQIVPTEKDSYYRNQLVHGYVHDMGAAMLGGVGGHAGLFANANDVAKIMQMYLQKGSYGGKKYFEEETIEKFNKRYYAHKKVRRGLGFDKPQIRPQEKPTCGCVSDKSFGHSGFTGTYTWADPESGILYVFLSNRIYPTMRNRGLVRSNMRTKIQQDIQDAILY; this comes from the coding sequence ATGAAGAGAAAAGTAGTTTTATTTGTTTTAGTAATTATTGCAAACTTGGTAAATGGACAAGAATTAGATCCATTAGAATCAAAAAATAAAGAAGCACAAACCATTTGGGTAGATAGCATATTGAAATCAATGTCTATTGATGAAAAAATAGGGCAGCTATTTATGATTCAGGCGTATTCCAATAGAAACGATGAGCATGAGAAGTATATTAAAAATATGCTTACAAAATATCATGTTGGTAATTTGATTTTTATGCAAGGAACTCCTGAAAAACAAGTGTTACTAAATAACAAATATCAGGCTACAGCTAAAGTGCCTTTATTGATAGGCTTTGATGGTGAATGGGGATTAGATATGCGTTTAAAAAAAGCGTATCGTTTTCCTTGGAATATGACCTTAGGAGCAATAACAGATAATAAGTTATTAGAAGAAACAGGTAAAAGGATAGGAGAGCATTGTAAAAGAGTAGGTATTCATATAAATTTCGCACCAGTTGTTGATATAAATACAAATCCAAATAATCCTATTATTGGTAATCGTTCATTTGGAGAAAGTAAAGAAAACGTAACAGAAAAAGCAATAGCATTTACTAAAGGAATGCAAAGTGTTGGTGTGTTAGCAAATGCAAAGCATTTTCCTGGGCATGGTGATACAGCTACAGATTCGCATAAAACACTTCCAACTGTAAATTTTACAGAGCAACGTTTAGACTCTATTGAGTTATATCCGTATAAAAAGATGTTTAAAGCTGGTGTTTCTAGTGTTATGGTTGCTCATTTAAGCATGCCTCAATTAGAGCAAAATATTGAATTACCATCTTCGCTATCAAAAACAATAGTAACCGATTTATTACAAACTAAATTAGGGTTTAAGGGGTTGGTTATTACTGATGGCTTAAATATGAAAGGTGCAGCCAATTACAATACTCCAGCTTCAATAAATTTAGCTACTTTTTTAGCAGGGAATGATTTGTTGTTGATTCCTCAAGACATTCCAGGGACCATAAATTTATTTAAAGAAGCTATTTTAAAAAATGAGCTAACTGAAGAAAGAATTAACCATTCTGTAAGTAAAATTTTAAAGGCAAAATTTTTAGCTGGATTAGCTAATTATAAACCGATATCTATAGATAGTTTAAAACAAGACTTGCATAGGCCAAAAGATAATGTTTTGCATAGGAGATTAATAAAAAAAGCAATTACTGTTGTAAAAAATGATACTGAAAACTTACCTATACAAAACCTTGAAACCAAAAAAATAGCATATGTTTCTTTAGGAAATGCAAAAGGAAATGACTTTTTTAAAATGCTTAAAAATTATGCTAAAGTTGATCAAGTTTCTGATAAACATTTAAGTGTTTTGAATCAAAAATTGAAAAAATACACAACAGTAATAGTAGGGTTTCATAAATCAAATAAACATCCATGGAAAGGGTATAAATTTACAAACAAAGAGTTAGTATGGCTACAAGAAATTTCTCGTAATAATAATGTAATATTAACTGTATTTGCGAGTCCTTATAGCTTGTTAAAGGTAAAGTCATTTACAAACATTAAAACGGTAGTAGTCTCTTATCAGAACAGTAAATTATCTCAAGAGTTAACAGCCCAAGCTTTATTTGGAGCTTTTAAAATACAAGGTAAATTACCAGTGAGTATTCATGATACTTTTAAAGTAGGTGAAGGGATTGTAGTAAATGATCTAGATGTTTTAGAGTATACTATTCCTGAAGAAGTAGGTGTTTCTTCTGAGAAGTTAAAGATTATTGACAAAAGAATAGATACTATTTTAAAGAAAAGAATGGCACCAGGTGGTCAAGTTTTAATAGCTCGAAATGGAAAAGTTTTTTACCATAAAAGTTTTGGTTACCATACACTTTCTAAAAAAAGAAAAGTAAAGAAAACCGATATATATGATTTAGCGTCGTTAACAAAAATATTAGCATCGTTACCTATGATTATGAAGGCTGAAGAAGATAAGAAAATTAGTCTTTTTTCTAGTTTAGGAGATGTATTGCCTAGGTATTCTAAGTCTAACAAAGATACATTATTGTTAAAAGAAATACTGTCTCATTATGGACGATTACGTTCTTGGATTCCTTTTTATTTAGAAACTAAAGATTCAATTACTGGTGAAAACTCATTACAATATTATAGAAAAAGAAAGTCTAAAGAGTTTAATATAAAAGTTGCAAAGAACTTATATTTAGCAAAAAGTTATAGAGATACAATATATAAGCATATTGTAGATTCAGAACAAAGAGAAAGGCCTGGATATAAGTATAGTGACTTAGGGTACTACATATTTAAAGAGATTATTGAAAGAAAATATAAGAGACCGTTAAATAAATTAGCATATGAAATGTTTTATAGTTCTTTAGGGGCATATAGAATGACGTATTTACCACTTAAAAAGTTTAAAAAGAGCCAGATTGTACCTACGGAAAAAGATTCTTATTATAGAAATCAATTAGTGCATGGTTATGTTCATGATATGGGAGCAGCTATGTTAGGTGGTGTTGGTGGTCATGCAGGTTTATTTGCAAACGCTAATGATGTAGCTAAAATAATGCAAATGTACCTTCAGAAAGGAAGCTATGGGGGTAAGAAATATTTTGAAGAAGAAACAATTGAGAAGTTTAATAAAAGATATTATGCCCATAAAAAAGTAAGAAGAGGTTTAGGGTTTGATAAACCACAAATAAGACCTCAAGAAAAGCCAACTTGTGGATGTGTTTCTGATAAAAGTTTTGGACATAGTGGTTTTACAGGAACTTATACTTGGGCAGATCCTGAAAGTGGTATTTTGTATGTGTTTTTATCTAATAGGATATATCCAACAATGCGTAATAGAGGGCTTGTAAGAAGTAATATGCGTACAAAAATACAGCAAGATATACAAGACGCTATTCTGTATTAG
- a CDS encoding lysophospholipid acyltransferase family protein, producing the protein MRTILYYTFKFFIKTGLFFYSKKIKINGSQNIPKDGAVLFTANHPNGLIDPILIATHIKRKTHFLVRAAVFKKPIVAYFFDLLGMMPVYRIRDGIKQLSKNEAIFNKCEQLLSKNKTLLIFPEGSHNRKRSIRPLSKGFTRIIFQTLDKHPKTKLYVVPVGITYQNSSKYPSKIALSFGIPIETNSCMNEVNRFEVTKNLKKEVLEQLKQLTVHIPDDANYEKTLTKLNKANVDFTEIHKINNLDYTNNINDNSKSTFNYLKPLLFLVILNSIIPYTLWKIASKKVDEIEFLDTFRFGFNIILFPFFYIFQSLIINYIFNKEIAIIYLIISFFIILAYAKLSPTNTE; encoded by the coding sequence ATGCGTACTATTTTATATTATACTTTTAAATTTTTTATTAAAACCGGTTTATTTTTTTATTCTAAAAAAATAAAAATAAATGGTAGTCAAAACATTCCCAAAGATGGAGCTGTTTTATTTACGGCTAATCATCCAAATGGATTAATAGACCCAATATTAATTGCAACACATATTAAACGTAAAACTCACTTTTTAGTAAGAGCTGCTGTATTTAAAAAACCTATTGTTGCATATTTTTTTGATCTATTAGGAATGATGCCAGTTTATAGAATTAGAGACGGTATCAAACAATTATCAAAAAATGAAGCCATTTTTAACAAGTGTGAGCAGTTATTATCAAAAAACAAAACACTTCTTATTTTTCCTGAAGGGAGTCATAATCGTAAAAGATCAATTAGGCCATTAAGTAAAGGTTTTACTCGAATTATATTTCAAACACTTGATAAACACCCAAAAACAAAGCTTTACGTAGTTCCAGTTGGTATTACTTATCAAAACTCTTCAAAATACCCCTCAAAAATTGCTTTAAGTTTTGGTATTCCTATTGAAACCAACTCATGTATGAACGAGGTGAATAGGTTTGAAGTAACTAAAAACTTAAAAAAAGAGGTTCTTGAACAGCTTAAACAACTAACTGTTCATATTCCAGATGATGCTAATTATGAAAAAACACTTACTAAATTAAATAAAGCTAATGTTGATTTTACAGAAATTCATAAAATAAATAATTTAGATTATACTAATAATATTAACGATAATTCAAAAAGTACATTTAACTATTTAAAACCATTACTTTTCTTAGTTATATTAAATAGTATTATTCCATATACATTATGGAAAATTGCTTCTAAAAAAGTAGATGAAATTGAATTTTTAGATACGTTTCGTTTTGGTTTTAATATTATCTTATTTCCTTTTTTTTATATTTTTCAAAGCTTAATTATTAACTATATATTTAATAAAGAAATCGCTATAATTTATTTAATTATTAGTTTCTTTATTATTCTTGCATACGCAAAGCTATCCCCTACTAATACAGAATAG
- a CDS encoding bile acid:sodium symporter family protein gives MLLNIKLFQIDSIQINFDTEALWMLNIALAIIMFGVSLDISIDDFKRLFKNPKIILVGILSQFILLPLFTFLLVIIIKPHPSFALGMILIAACPGGNVSNFFSKMAKGNTALSISLTAFATLVCIALTPINLNLWGSLYPPTKAILKTVNLNPYELTKLVLLILGIPLLLGMLVNYYHKEMAKKINIVLKPFSVSVFLLLIIIALYDNANIFKNHIHLVLFLVIFHNLFAYFIGYSTAKLFKLSTKDCKTISIETGIQNGGLGLLLIFSFFDGLGGMALLAAFWGVWDIFSGMLLATYWGRKKKT, from the coding sequence ATGCTTTTAAACATTAAACTTTTTCAAATAGATTCTATTCAAATAAATTTTGACACAGAAGCACTCTGGATGCTAAATATAGCATTAGCTATCATTATGTTTGGTGTATCATTAGATATCTCTATAGACGATTTTAAAAGACTATTTAAGAACCCGAAAATTATTTTAGTAGGAATACTATCACAATTCATTTTATTACCTTTATTTACATTTTTACTAGTTATTATTATAAAACCTCATCCTAGTTTTGCTTTAGGAATGATATTAATAGCCGCATGTCCAGGAGGTAATGTATCTAATTTTTTCAGTAAAATGGCAAAAGGGAATACTGCATTATCAATTAGCTTAACTGCTTTCGCTACTTTGGTTTGTATTGCTTTAACCCCTATTAACTTAAACTTATGGGGTAGTTTATACCCTCCCACTAAAGCTATTTTAAAAACAGTTAACCTTAACCCTTACGAATTAACAAAACTTGTTTTACTCATTTTAGGCATCCCTCTTTTGTTAGGAATGCTGGTTAACTATTATCACAAAGAAATGGCAAAAAAAATAAACATTGTTTTAAAACCGTTTTCAGTTTCCGTATTTCTCTTATTAATAATAATTGCATTATATGACAATGCTAATATTTTTAAAAACCACATACATTTAGTTTTATTCTTAGTAATTTTTCATAATCTATTTGCTTATTTCATTGGATACTCAACAGCTAAATTGTTTAAATTGTCGACCAAAGATTGTAAAACAATTTCAATAGAAACTGGAATACAAAATGGTGGCTTAGGATTGTTACTTATTTTTAGTTTTTTTGATGGCCTTGGAGGAATGGCTTTACTTGCTGCTTTTTGGGGAGTTTGGGACATCTTTTCAGGAATGTTATTAGCTACCTACTGGGGAAGAAAAAAGAAAACATAA
- a CDS encoding DUF4159 domain-containing protein → MKSNIYIYLFFFSFFVNAQQIAILKYQGGGDWYANPTALPNLITYTNTYTKTSIDKEPQTVSLNDNALFNYPIIFITGHGNIFFNSEDSETLRNYLTSGGFLHISDNYGLDKYIRRELKKVFPTSELQEIPLNHPIYNQTFSFPKGLPKIHEHNKKKPQGFGLFHNGRLVLFYDYESDLNDGWEDSPVHNNPKETREKALKMGANIIEYAFKH, encoded by the coding sequence GTGAAAAGCAACATATATATTTATTTATTCTTTTTTTCATTTTTTGTTAACGCTCAACAGATAGCAATTTTGAAATATCAAGGTGGTGGTGACTGGTATGCAAATCCAACAGCTCTACCAAATTTGATTACCTACACAAATACCTACACAAAAACATCAATTGACAAAGAACCGCAAACAGTTTCTTTAAATGATAATGCTTTATTTAATTACCCTATAATTTTTATAACTGGTCATGGTAATATCTTTTTTAATAGCGAAGATTCTGAAACCTTAAGAAACTATCTTACATCTGGTGGTTTTTTGCATATTTCAGATAATTATGGCTTAGATAAATATATCAGAAGGGAGTTAAAAAAAGTTTTTCCTACAAGTGAATTACAAGAAATACCTTTAAACCATCCTATTTACAATCAAACTTTTTCTTTTCCAAAAGGGCTTCCTAAAATACATGAGCATAACAAAAAAAAGCCACAAGGTTTTGGACTATTTCATAATGGCAGGTTGGTTTTGTTTTATGACTATGAAAGTGACTTAAATGATGGTTGGGAGGATTCTCCTGTACATAACAACCCAAAAGAAACAAGAGAAAAAGCTTTAAAAATGGGAGCTAATATTATTGAGTATGCTTTTAAACATTAA
- a CDS encoding AraC family transcriptional regulator, whose product MLYLNLLILSISLNNIQSWVLENKLFQHKFALDYIQIPWHFLAMPFLYMFLINYLKITSKTYNLLKLIIPLFISSIVAQVSFVLYYSAVNSNEHQDFIYERYTSIEEIISFSISISLFIYSFYILYRREKLFPKILSYDNLKWINTFFKLSSVGYILWITALVIKVSMNFKGFMFSYYPLRIYTTVLIYWLGYQGLRQLRVLKERQHLREVLLTYPIISETKQEVNLNSTETAISNEQLEKYKEYFFKIDSFIRAEKKFLLTKYTLQNLSEDFDFSPSTLSLIINTIANKSFIDYLNEMRIEQAKNLLINSEYQNYTIASIGLESGFNSKSTFFTVFKKHTGLTPFNYRNKASLAI is encoded by the coding sequence ATGCTATACTTAAATTTACTTATCCTATCTATTTCTTTAAACAACATACAGTCATGGGTCCTAGAAAACAAGTTATTTCAACATAAGTTCGCTTTAGATTATATTCAAATACCTTGGCATTTTTTAGCTATGCCTTTTTTGTATATGTTTTTAATTAATTATTTAAAAATAACTTCTAAAACTTATAACTTACTTAAACTTATAATTCCTCTTTTCATCTCTTCAATAGTTGCACAAGTTAGTTTTGTGTTATATTATAGTGCTGTTAATTCAAATGAGCATCAAGATTTTATTTACGAACGCTATACTTCAATTGAAGAAATAATTAGTTTCTCAATATCTATTAGCCTTTTTATCTATTCGTTCTATATTCTTTACAGAAGAGAAAAATTATTTCCAAAAATATTATCATACGATAATTTAAAATGGATTAATACTTTTTTCAAACTTTCATCAGTTGGCTACATCTTATGGATTACTGCATTAGTAATTAAAGTAAGTATGAATTTCAAAGGGTTTATGTTTTCTTATTACCCTTTAAGAATATATACAACCGTATTAATTTATTGGTTAGGTTACCAAGGACTTAGACAACTTAGAGTTTTAAAAGAAAGACAACACCTAAGGGAAGTTCTTTTAACATACCCTATAATTTCAGAAACAAAACAGGAAGTTAATTTAAACTCAACTGAAACAGCGATTTCTAATGAACAACTTGAAAAATATAAAGAATATTTTTTCAAGATAGATAGTTTTATAAGAGCAGAAAAAAAATTTTTACTTACAAAGTATACATTACAAAACCTTTCAGAAGATTTTGACTTTAGCCCTAGTACATTATCTCTTATAATCAATACAATAGCAAATAAAAGTTTTATTGATTATTTAAATGAAATGAGGATTGAGCAAGCTAAAAATTTATTAATTAATTCAGAATATCAAAATTATACAATTGCCTCAATAGGTCTTGAATCTGGATTTAATTCAAAATCAACTTTTTTTACCGTTTTCAAAAAACATACAGGTTTAACTCCATTTAATTATCGAAACAAAGCTTCTTTAGCTATTTAA
- a CDS encoding 16S rRNA (uracil(1498)-N(3))-methyltransferase, with protein MQLFYNQHISEDTKQFTFDKDESRHIVRVLRKKEGDILYITNGNHYLFTVKIVIASDKKCIVTIIKKEEKKSSRNYYLHVAIAPTKNNDRLEWFLEKATEIGIDEITPIICKNSERKVVKTERLAKIIQAAMKQSLQYKLPKLNEPVKFSEFIQQKLSSQLFIAHCEDDAKKNTLKDGIDLASSYTILIGPEGDFSTDEIKKSLSQKFTPITLGNTRLRTETAGLTAVQQISFLHQ; from the coding sequence ATGCAGTTATTTTATAATCAACATATTTCTGAAGACACAAAGCAATTCACTTTTGATAAAGATGAGAGCAGACATATAGTTCGTGTTTTACGTAAAAAAGAAGGTGATATACTTTACATAACCAATGGTAATCACTATTTATTTACTGTAAAAATAGTAATTGCCAGCGATAAGAAATGTATTGTAACTATTATTAAAAAAGAAGAAAAAAAAAGTTCACGAAATTATTATCTCCATGTTGCCATTGCTCCTACAAAAAACAACGATCGTTTAGAATGGTTTCTTGAAAAGGCTACAGAAATTGGTATTGATGAAATCACACCTATTATTTGTAAAAATTCTGAAAGGAAAGTTGTAAAAACTGAAAGGTTAGCTAAAATAATACAAGCTGCTATGAAACAATCATTGCAGTATAAATTACCTAAACTAAATGAGCCAGTTAAATTTTCTGAATTTATTCAACAAAAACTTTCAAGTCAATTATTTATAGCTCATTGTGAGGATGACGCTAAAAAGAATACTTTAAAAGACGGTATAGATTTAGCTTCAAGTTATACAATACTAATTGGTCCTGAAGGTGATTTTTCCACAGATGAAATTAAAAAATCTTTATCTCAAAAATTCACTCCTATAACCCTAGGTAACACAAGATTAAGAACAGAAACAGCTGGATTAACAGCAGTACAACAAATTAGTTTTTTACATCAATAA
- a CDS encoding GNAT family N-acetyltransferase yields the protein MITIKEINTKKEMKQFVKFPFSLYKDNPYWVPPIINDEIASFDKTKNPVFEHANAQFFIALKNDKIVGRIVAIINTYEVEKQGLKKMRFGWYDVIDDVNVSKALLDKVKEIGYKNKLEYVEGPIGFNNLDKTGVLTEGFNHIGTMITWYNHPYYKVHLEELGFKKEKEYLENKFLFKNVDAKKYKRISNLIQNRYNLKQLNFTSTKKIMPYVDEMFDLFGKTYSKLSTYVPISDEQIAYFKKKYISFINPEYIKFVIDSNHKLVGFAIVMPSFSEALQKAKGKLFPFGLFHLLNARKNSKDVTFYLIGVHPDYQNKGVTAILFSQYCETFSDRNIENCIRTPELEENEAIHKIWKDFNPETHKRRRTYRINL from the coding sequence ATGATTACCATTAAAGAAATAAATACTAAAAAGGAAATGAAACAGTTTGTTAAATTTCCTTTTTCACTTTATAAAGATAATCCTTACTGGGTACCACCAATAATAAATGACGAAATAGCCAGTTTTGATAAAACAAAAAACCCAGTTTTTGAACATGCTAATGCTCAATTTTTTATTGCATTAAAAAACGACAAAATAGTTGGACGAATTGTAGCTATTATTAATACTTATGAAGTAGAGAAACAAGGATTAAAAAAAATGCGGTTTGGGTGGTATGATGTTATTGATGATGTCAATGTTAGCAAAGCTTTATTAGATAAAGTAAAAGAAATAGGATATAAAAACAAGCTTGAATACGTAGAAGGTCCAATTGGCTTTAATAATCTTGACAAGACAGGTGTTTTGACAGAAGGTTTTAATCATATTGGTACTATGATCACATGGTATAACCATCCTTATTATAAAGTTCATTTAGAAGAATTAGGTTTTAAAAAAGAAAAAGAATATTTAGAAAATAAATTTCTTTTTAAAAATGTTGATGCAAAAAAATATAAAAGAATAAGTAACTTAATTCAAAATCGATATAATTTAAAACAACTAAATTTCACTTCTACTAAAAAAATAATGCCTTATGTAGATGAAATGTTTGATTTATTTGGTAAAACCTATTCAAAACTTTCAACCTACGTTCCTATTTCTGATGAACAAATAGCATATTTCAAAAAAAAATACATCAGTTTTATTAATCCTGAGTATATAAAATTTGTTATTGATAGTAATCATAAACTAGTTGGTTTTGCTATTGTAATGCCCTCTTTTTCTGAAGCGCTTCAAAAAGCAAAAGGTAAACTCTTTCCTTTTGGTCTTTTTCATTTACTAAACGCAAGAAAAAACTCTAAAGATGTTACTTTTTATTTAATTGGTGTACATCCTGACTATCAAAATAAAGGTGTTACTGCTATTTTATTTAGCCAATATTGTGAAACTTTTTCAGATAGAAATATTGAAAACTGTATTCGAACTCCTGAATTAGAAGAAAACGAAGCTATTCATAAAATTTGGAAAGATTTTAATCCAGAAACTCATAAAAGAAGAAGAACTTATAGAATTAATTTATAA
- a CDS encoding transporter, with protein MFFIFCTTTFVQAQYTTVINSNRPGLSESPYSVGSGVYQLESSLFYRKVPITATFSNPQSIGLNLFFRTSFINEKLELNLNTSLSNDKIAFKNIFESSYNKTGLSEFTIGAKYLVYAPKYDDKTKEIRSWKARHSFDYKRWIPHVGVYAGLSFGNFLNDYHEKGGMSPRVGVLLQNEFSDKLNVVTNLFYNNIGTEFSEYSYVVTGTYNFNDYWSGFAEMQGVFEKYENKSSIGGGAAYLFNKNLQINASVRANFERKEIGITSTIGVSYRLDRHFDTFAEIDEFGNKIEEDKPIKYDENRGFFGRLFSKIKRLFKKDKKREQKVDLDISPNKDNSTIRTEKPRRQREKSLIDIISKEDKKDKKKASKAEKKAAKKAAKKVEKEKRRQEKEKEKEIKRKEKERLKLEKEKIKEAERKAKERLKLEKEIKELEEEIKKEEEKEKKKEEDDN; from the coding sequence TTGTTTTTTATTTTTTGTACAACAACCTTTGTACAAGCACAGTACACCACTGTTATAAACTCAAATAGACCTGGGTTATCAGAAAGCCCATATAGTGTAGGTTCTGGAGTTTATCAACTTGAATCAAGTCTTTTTTATAGAAAGGTTCCAATAACTGCAACATTTAGTAACCCTCAATCTATTGGTTTAAATTTATTTTTTAGAACAAGTTTCATTAATGAAAAACTTGAATTGAATTTAAACACCTCTTTATCTAATGATAAAATAGCATTTAAAAATATTTTTGAATCGTCATATAACAAAACTGGTTTAAGTGAATTTACTATTGGTGCAAAATATTTGGTATATGCACCTAAATATGATGATAAAACTAAAGAAATTAGAAGTTGGAAAGCCAGACATTCTTTTGATTATAAGCGATGGATTCCTCATGTTGGTGTTTATGCTGGACTTAGTTTTGGTAATTTTTTAAATGATTATCACGAGAAAGGTGGAATGAGCCCTAGAGTTGGTGTTTTACTTCAAAATGAATTTTCCGATAAATTAAATGTAGTTACTAATTTATTTTACAACAACATAGGTACTGAATTTTCTGAATACTCATATGTTGTTACTGGTACCTATAATTTTAATGATTATTGGTCTGGTTTTGCTGAAATGCAAGGTGTTTTTGAAAAATATGAAAACAAAAGTAGTATTGGAGGTGGCGCTGCCTATTTATTTAACAAAAATCTTCAAATTAATGCTTCTGTAAGAGCTAACTTTGAAAGAAAAGAAATAGGTATTACTTCAACTATTGGTGTTTCATATAGGCTAGACAGGCATTTTGATACCTTTGCTGAAATTGACGAATTTGGAAATAAAATAGAAGAAGATAAGCCAATAAAATATGATGAAAATAGAGGTTTCTTTGGAAGGTTATTTAGCAAGATTAAAAGACTATTTAAAAAAGATAAAAAACGAGAACAAAAAGTTGATTTAGATATTTCTCCTAATAAAGATAATTCTACTATTAGAACAGAAAAACCTAGAAGACAGCGAGAAAAATCGTTAATCGATATTATTTCTAAAGAAGACAAAAAGGATAAAAAGAAAGCTAGCAAAGCTGAAAAGAAAGCGGCAAAAAAGGCGGCAAAAAAGGTAGAAAAAGAAAAGAGACGTCAAGAAAAAGAAAAAGAAAAAGAAATTAAACGTAAAGAAAAGGAACGCTTAAAACTGGAAAAGGAAAAAATAAAAGAAGCTGAACGTAAAGCTAAAGAACGTTTAAAACTTGAAAAAGAAATAAAAGAACTAGAAGAAGAAATAAAAAAAGAGGAAGAAAAAGAAAAAAAGAAAGAAGAAGACGATAATTAA
- a CDS encoding DUF4834 family protein gives MIIHQAGPMTLLRTILIILLVYYAIKFLAKLFGPYLLKKAVDKVQKKAQQQYGEKQSSTVKEGETIIDKKPNNSKESNNSVGEYVDFEEID, from the coding sequence ATGATAATACATCAAGCTGGACCTATGACTCTTTTACGAACTATTTTAATTATTCTTTTAGTTTATTATGCTATTAAGTTTTTAGCAAAACTATTTGGCCCATACTTATTAAAGAAAGCAGTTGATAAGGTTCAAAAAAAAGCACAACAGCAGTATGGTGAAAAACAAAGTTCTACTGTTAAAGAAGGTGAAACAATAATAGATAAAAAACCTAATAACTCTAAAGAAAGCAATAACTCAGTAGGAGAGTATGTTGATTTTGAAGAAATTGATTAA